The following DNA comes from Saccharomyces cerevisiae S288C chromosome XIII, complete sequence.
TGACGACCACGACGACGAAAGTGATGACGAAAACAACTCGGAAGGCATTGACAGAAAGAGGAGCATCGAGGACAATCATGATGATACATCACAAAAGAAGACCAAGGCGGAACCTTCTCAAGATGGTCCTGTACAACATAAAGGAGAAGGGGATGACAACGAAGACAGCGATTCGCAGTTGGAGGAAGAGTTGATGGATATGCTGGATGATTAGCAGCTCAGATGCCGTATCTTTCCACACATTTTCCTCATTGGTCTTTGTACCTATAATTGTTCatattatatatacgtTTGTAACAAATCGATAAATAGCAACAATATTTTTGCTTATTTTGATATCCTgaaatccttttttttttttttttttttttttttttttttttgatttcatttcgttttttttttttgaacattaTATATTGTATTGTTTTCTCCCTGTAGCGAGAACTAATTGATTCTTTCTCCTTTCCCCCTAAATACTCAACAGTACTCTCGAGCCATTAGCTGCtgcaatttcaaaaaatgttgCAAGGAATTTTAGAAACCGTACCATCTGACTTGAAAGATCCGATATCATTATGGTTTAAGCAAGACCGCAACCCAAAAACTATAGAAGAGGTCACCGCTCTCTGCAAAAAATCCGACTGGAATGAGTTACACAAAAGATTTGATTCTAGAATTCAGTTTGGCACTGCTGGTTTAAGATCGCAAATGCAAGCTGGCTTTAGCAGGATGAATACTTTAGTAGTCATACAAGCGTCTCAGGGATTGGCAACTTATGTAAGACAACAGTTTCCAGACAATTTGGTAGCTGTTGTGGGACACGATCATAGATTCCATTCTAAGGAGTTCGCTAGAGCTACTGCTGCtgcatttcttttaaaagGATTTAAGGTACATTATTTGAATCCTGACCACGAATTTGTTCATACCCCTTTAGTTCCCTTTGCAGTGGATAAGCTAAAGGCCTCCGTTGGCGTAATGATAACAGCAAGTCACAACCCAAAAATGGATAATGGATATAAAGTATACTATTCCAATGGATGCCAAATCATTCCACCTCACGATCATGCCATCTCTGATTCCATTGACGCAAATTTAGAACCATGGGCCAATGTGTGGGATTTCGACGATGTTCTAAATAAGGCTCTCAAACAAGGGAAATTGATGTATTCCAGAGAAGAAATGCTGAAGTTATATTTAGAGGAGGTTTCTAAAAATCTGGTAGAAATCAACCCATTAAAGCTTGAAGTAAAAGCCAAACCTTGGTTCGTTTACACTCCAATGCATGGGGTTGGATTTGACATTTTCAGCACCATCGTAAAAAAAACACTGTGCCTGGTAGAAGGTAAGGATTACCTATGTGTTCCTGAACAACAAAATCCAGATCCTTCTTTCCCAACTGTTGGATTTCCTAAccctgaagaaaaaggtgCTTTAGACATTGGTATAAACTTGGCTGAAAAACATGACATTGACTTACTTGTTGCCAACGACCCTGACGCTGATAGATTCTCTGTTGCTGTTAAAGATATGCAGTCAGGCGAATGGCGACAACTAACAGGTAACGAAATcggttttctttttgcatTTTATGAATATcagaaatataaaagtaTGGACAAAGAATTTCAGCACGTTCATCCGTTGGCTATGTTAAATTCAACAGTGTCTTCacaaatgataaaaaaaatggcagaAATAGAAGGGTTCCATTATGAGGATACATTAACAGGATTTAAGTGGATCGGAAATCGTGCCATACtcttggaaaagaaaggctATTACGTTCCTTTTGGATTCGAGGAAGCAATAGGCTACATGTTTCCAGCAATGGAGCATGATAAGGATGGTATCAGTGCATCCATTGTCTTCTTGCAAGCCTACTGTAAGTGGAAAATAGACCACAATTTGGACCCGCTAAATGTCTTAGAAAATggcttcaaaaaatatggcGTGTTCAAAGAGTACAATGGCTATTATGTCGTTCCAAATCCAACTGTTACAAAAGATATATTTGACTACATCAGGAATGTCTACACTCCTGAGGGCGCGTCATATCCTTCATCTATTGGTGAAGAAATCGAAGTACTTTACTATCGAGATTTAACCACTGGTTACCAATCGGATACCATAAATCATAAACCTACTCTACCCGTCGATCCTACATCACAAATGATAACAGTATCTGCTAGACCAAGTAACGGTAGTGAGAATGAGCATATCCGCTTCACTATTCGCGGGTCCGGAACAGAACCAAAACTTAAAGTATATATTGAAGCTTGCgcaaatgaagaacaaagagCCTCTTTCTTGGCGAAATTGACTTGGAATGTGCTGAGACGTGAATGGTTTAGACCAGATGAAATGAATATAgttacaaaattttgatactATTTTAACCTATACATTAAGACCAAGCGACTTAAAGAATGCCATTATATTTGTTGTTTGTACCTACACTTATATCAATATACATTTAACTAGTTTATGCCTCCAAACTTCTATCTTCAGATTTTCTGTGTCGATTCCAAAGGTTTTCAAGCATGTAAGTCACACTAATCACAACACCAAGAGAAGCGAGCCCAACTCCCAGATATACAGCTGCTCGGTAACCTTTCAACAAATCATTGCCgcttttattaatttgGTGTTCAACAGTGCCTCCCATACCTAAACATAGAGACGCTGAATAATTAATAACGGTGTTTACTAATGATCCAGCCATACCTTGATACTGCATTGGAAGCCCGTCACTCAATATAATGGATGATGCCGGGAAGGACAGGTCCATACCAAAACATAAGATAGCCTGCATCGCAAAGTTCAACTTCCAATAGCTTTGTTCCACTGGCAATACACTAAACATTATGGAACCAGCGTCAAATGCCATTAGTGAAAAACATAGTAGTAGAGCTGGTCCTAATCTCTTGATAGAAAAGGCAACGAAGAATGCAGCCATGGATCCGAAAATTACGAAAACGAAATACGTACCTCCGGTCCAAACAGGACTGTAATGCCTCAAATTTAGTTGGAAGGAAACATAATAGAATGTCCAAATACCAAACGACCCCCATCCCAGGAATACCGCCAATAATATCATAATCATATGACGGTTCTTCGTCATTGCACGTGGTAGAAGAGGAACCTCTGCGTATTTACTTTcgtaaacaaaaaaagcaaCCAAGAATATCACAGATATTATCAAAAGAACAATGATATAAGGTTTGTCCCAGCCAACTATTGGTGCTTGATTCCAGAcaaagttgaaaagaatcAGCCCGATAATGGCAAGCGCGGACCCAGTCCAATCCATCGAAAGCCCATGAATATTTGTGGGAACGTTGTTTGGGATGGAGTACCATGCCATTAATAAACTTAGAAACGTTGCAATACCAAAGGCATAAAATACCCAAGGCCACTGATTGGGGTCTTCAGTGACAATTAACCCCCCGAATAATCCACCAAACATGCCGCCTGTTGGAGCACATGCGCCGATGAAACTAATAACAATGTTCTTCCTGAATGAACCGACCTTATAAACATGACCAACAAGCCCCATAATATTTGGTAAAATAAACGCAATTCCAACTCCTTGGAACGCACGGCTCGTAATGAAAAACGCGTCGCTATTAGAGTATTTGGAGAGACCAGAAATTATAGACCAAACGATTACGATGACATAACCAACGAtcaacattttcttcaatccATAAATATCTCCTAACCTCCCACTAATAAGGATGAACGACCCAGCAGCCAAGGGAAAAGATGCCATCAACCATGCCTGATTGTTTGCTTCTGAATTAAAGGATTTCGAAAGAACGTTCATTATACAGAGAGCGTGTGTTTGGCCCGCTTGATTCAATAACTGTGCCAACATGCATGTCGCTATGAACATTAATTCTTTCCCAAAGGAACTGAAGTAAGTGGGGTCCTGCCATGGTGAGTCATTGGTCACTTGAGTTGATTTGGTTGAAGAAACAATTGTTGTCacctcttcatcttctgtGGAAACCACTACTTTATCTTTTGCTTTCACTGTAATTTTCTCATCTATCTCAGAGTCCGTGCCCTGCACGctcgttttctttttgaagattGAAAACATTTCCAATCAGATCTTTGAGTTGTATGTTTGGTGTGCTTAGATTGGTTTCCAGAACTAGCCATGGTTAAAAGATCTATTTCCATTGCCTTATATACCTATTTTTGTCCAAGCCAAATGTCTCTGAGTATTTCCTCGAAAAACTGatatgaaagaaaatttagtTCGTAACCATGGCAATACTATAGCATAATCTTCGTCATGCCATTGTTATCTCATAAATAAAACTCCTATaacaaagcaaaaaaagtttaCGCGTTCTACGGACATTTGTGTaggaaaaataaagattttACTTAATCAATATACGAGCCACGTTTTTGGCGTCGCATTGTCGGCGCTATTTATGCGCACCCCTGTTGCCTTCTCTTCCCTTCCGTGCAGCCTCCGCGCTGTCAGATGGTCCTCCGGTAACGTAACCATGGGAActagcaaaaaaatttcctaATCTGAAATGTAGTTCCATTAATAAATCTGAGGAACATGGGCGCTGCATCAAGATGTGTTTTGGCGTCGTCTTTGttatcttttcttttttccaacaatAAATTTGGCTGTTCATAAGGTGAACGAAAGCTACGGCAATTGCCCTATTAAGAAATTATACGTAAGAATGTTATTTGTTTCATGAATATTTAGAGGATTCCgttttgaatatattacACTATGAAATAAAGAATTATTTGGCGTTTTGCCATTGGAATAAATCAGATACATTATCTGTGTTGGAACTTCCGCCACCAGAACTTTTTGATCGATCTGTATTGTAACGATTTTTCTGAGGCCGTCTTGGACCACGGTGGGACGCCGAGGGCCCTGAAGAGGTCCTTCTCATTTGAAACAGTGTAGAAGGTGTATCCAACTGGTTGCCAGTTGCACTCTTTGAGTTCTCTTGAGAACTACTGTCACCTTTTGAATCATTGCCCGATGAAAGAGATCTTTGATTGCTGGTATTTCTCGTACTTACGGAGGATACCATCCCTTGACTTAAAATTGAGTCGGTAGGATTCAATACTTCTCTGGCATTCATGCGTGACCGATCCAAGTCATCGTTAAATGTCGTATCTAGGATGATGCTGTTTTTACTTCGATTTGACGTAGTAGACGTCGTGTTGGTATTTGAGATATCGGGCGTATCCACTAATAAAGGAGCCAACCCAAGTGATGCATCTACAATGTAATCATAGTCGACCCCAGAATAATTGACATTTGTCATGAAATTGTTAAAATTACCTAAATCGTTGAAATCACAGTTGTCCATTCCATGCTTTGTACTTCCAAGGATACTGCCTTGGCTGGTATTACTGCCAGTTGAAGGTGGTTTGAAGTTGGCACCTGCATTTGTAACggcttttttatttgttcCCGGATCCGCTGACGCGGAGTTCTGATCATTTTGGTATAAAAAGTTGTTAATACTAATATTCGAGAAAGAATTATCGTTGTTCAGCAATCTCATTAGCTTTGTTAGGCTGTAGTTACTCTTGTTGTTGAAAGAGAGattattcttttccatattcgtactttttcctttctgatgaaattggttgttttttgaattctcAGGGTTTTGCTTAATAACGGGTTCTAATTGTTCCGGTTTAGAGTCCATATTATCCTTCATTAGATCTAAATTACTTGGTAGACTGAATATCGCATCCATGTGCATAGGCTTATTCTCAATCGTGTTTTGACCTATATTGGAGTTACCGGTCTGTAAGAATGGTGCCATATTTAAAAAGCTTAAGTTCTCTATATTGGCATCCGTGGCATCTGTAGAAGCTCTGTTACACACATCCACGTTGCCATTATTAGTATTCGTACAATTCGGTCCTTCAGGATGGGTGAACAGCGCAGTAAGGTCTGTATTACTAAACGAAAATGGAAACAGATTGCTGGTGGAcatgttttttttggtatCATTCTGGAAATTATGTGCGTTCTCCCCCTTGGATATACCGCCATCTTTTGCATTTCGTTTTGCATCTTTTTCATACTTTAATCTCTTATTACCATTAGTTGTATTTGTCATTGGAGAGTGACCCGCTTCAgaattattgttattattactatcGTTTCCATAAAGATACTCGTGTTCTGGGTTTTCTCTTTTGACATTAGGTGTTCTTTGTCTATTTTCCAGGCTGTTCTTCG
Coding sequences within:
- the PRM15 gene encoding phosphoribomutase PRM15 (Phosphoribomutase; catalyzes interconversion of ribose-1-phosphate and ribose-5-phosphate; has some phosphoglucomutase activity but primary activity in vivo is phosphoribomutase; contributes to ribose recycling in the pentose phosphate pathway; transcription induced in response to stress; green fluorescent protein (GFP)-fusion protein localizes to the cytoplasm and nucleus; non-essential) — its product is MLQGILETVPSDLKDPISLWFKQDRNPKTIEEVTALCKKSDWNELHKRFDSRIQFGTAGLRSQMQAGFSRMNTLVVIQASQGLATYVRQQFPDNLVAVVGHDHRFHSKEFARATAAAFLLKGFKVHYLNPDHEFVHTPLVPFAVDKLKASVGVMITASHNPKMDNGYKVYYSNGCQIIPPHDHAISDSIDANLEPWANVWDFDDVLNKALKQGKLMYSREEMLKLYLEEVSKNLVEINPLKLEVKAKPWFVYTPMHGVGFDIFSTIVKKTLCLVEGKDYLCVPEQQNPDPSFPTVGFPNPEEKGALDIGINLAEKHDIDLLVANDPDADRFSVAVKDMQSGEWRQLTGNEIGFLFAFYEYQKYKSMDKEFQHVHPLAMLNSTVSSQMIKKMAEIEGFHYEDTLTGFKWIGNRAILLEKKGYYVPFGFEEAIGYMFPAMEHDKDGISASIVFLQAYCKWKIDHNLDPLNVLENGFKKYGVFKEYNGYYVVPNPTVTKDIFDYIRNVYTPEGASYPSSIGEEIEVLYYRDLTTGYQSDTINHKPTLPVDPTSQMITVSARPSNGSENEHIRFTIRGSGTEPKLKVYIEACANEEQRASFLAKLTWNVLRREWFRPDEMNIVTKF
- the ATR2 gene encoding Atr2p (Putative boron transporter involved in boron efflux and resistance; overexpression mutant but not null mutant displays boron tolerance phenotype; identified as a heat-induced gene in a high-throughout screen; YMR279C is not an essential gene; YMR279C has a paralog, ATR1, that arose from the whole genome duplication) is translated as MFSIFKKKTSVQGTDSEIDEKITVKAKDKVVVSTEDEEVTTIVSSTKSTQVTNDSPWQDPTYFSSFGKELMFIATCMLAQLLNQAGQTHALCIMNVLSKSFNSEANNQAWLMASFPLAAGSFILISGRLGDIYGLKKMLIVGYVIVIVWSIISGLSKYSNSDAFFITSRAFQGVGIAFILPNIMGLVGHVYKVGSFRKNIVISFIGACAPTGGMFGGLFGGLIVTEDPNQWPWVFYAFGIATFLSLLMAWYSIPNNVPTNIHGLSMDWTGSALAIIGLILFNFVWNQAPIVGWDKPYIIVLLIISVIFLVAFFVYESKYAEVPLLPRAMTKNRHMIMILLAVFLGWGSFGIWTFYYVSFQLNLRHYSPVWTGGTYFVFVIFGSMAAFFVAFSIKRLGPALLLCFSLMAFDAGSIMFSVLPVEQSYWKLNFAMQAILCFGMDLSFPASSIILSDGLPMQYQGMAGSLVNTVINYSASLCLGMGGTVEHQINKSGNDLLKGYRAAVYLGVGLASLGVVISVTYMLENLWNRHRKSEDRSLEA